A region from the Lutra lutra chromosome 1, mLutLut1.2, whole genome shotgun sequence genome encodes:
- the JAK3 gene encoding tyrosine-protein kinase JAK3 isoform X2, translating to MAPPSEETPLIPQRSCSLSSSEAGALHVLLPPRGPGPPQRLSFSYGDHSAEELCVWAAKASGILPVYHSLFALATEDLSCWFPPSHIFSVEDSSTQVLVYRIRFYFPNWFGLEKCHRFGLRKDLASAVLDLPVLEHLFAQHRNDLVSGRLSVGLSLKEQGKCLSLAVLDLARMAREQVQEPEELLKTVSYKVCLPPDLRELIQGLSFVTRKRIRRTVRRALRRVTACQADRHSLMAKYIMDLERLDPSREVETFPVSLPGAAGGEDAQGLLRVAGDSGIAWSSGGQEALQPFCDFPEIVDISIKQAPRVGSAGEHRLVTVTRTDNQILEAEFPGLPAALSFVALVDGYFRLISDSRHFFCKEVAPPRLLEEVAEQCHGPITLDFAINKLKTQGSRPGSYVLRRSPQDFDCFLLTVCVQTPLGPDYKGCLIRCDPTGTFSLAGLGRPHSSLRELLAACWDGGLHVDGVALSLTFCCTPKPKEKSNLIVVRRGCSPSTSSPLQTQSQGHLSQMTFHKIPVDSLEWHENLGHGSFTKIYRGCRHEVVEGEARETEVLLKVMNAKHKNCMESFLEAASLMSQVSYQHLVLLHGVCMAGESIMVQEFAHLGALDTYLRKSGHLVPASWKLQVIKQLAYALNYLEDKGLLHGNVSARKVLLAREGADGNLPFIKLSDPGVSPAVLSLEMLTDRIPWVAPECLLEPQTLGLEADKWGFGATVWEVFSGIPIPISTLDPAKKLQFYKEQQQLPAPKWMELAMLIQQCMAYEAGQRPSFRAIIRDLNSLITSDYELLSDPTPGALAPRDGLWNGAQLYAYQDPTIFEERHLKYISQLGKGNFGSVELCRYDPLGDNTGALVAVKQLQHSGSDQQRDFQREIQTLKALHSDFIVKYRGVSYGPASPPIT from the exons ATGGCGCCTCCAAGCGAGGAGACACCCCTGATCCCTCAACGTTCCTGCAGCCTCTCATCTTCAGAGGCAGGTGCCCTGCACGTGCTGCTGCCCCCTCGGGGCCCTGGACCCCCACAGCGCCTATCCTTCTCCTATGGGGACCATTCAGCTGAAGAGCTGTGTGTTTGGGCTGCTAAGGCCAGTG GCATCCTGCCTGTGTACCACTCCCTCTTTGCCCTGGCCACGGAGGACCTGTCCTGCTGGTTCCCCCCGAGCCATATCTTCTCCGTGGAGGACTCAAGCACCCAAGTCCTGGTCTACAGGATCCG CTTTTACTTCCCCAACTGGTTTGGGCTAGAGAAGTGCCACCGTTTCGGGCTACGCAAGGACTTGGCCAGCGCCGTCCTTGACCTACCAGTCCTGGAGCACCTCTTCGCTCAG CATCGAAATGACCTGGTGAGCGGCCGCCTCTCCGTGGGCCTCAGTCTCAAGGAGCAGGGGAAATGTCTCAGCTTGGCGGTGCTGGACCTGGCCCGGATGGCCCGCGAGCAGGTTCAGGAACCCGAGGAGCTGCTGAAGACTGTCAG CTACAAGGTCTGCCTGCCCCCCGACCTGCGCGAGCTGATTCAGGGCCTGAGCTTCGTGACGCGGAAGCGCATCCGGAGGACCGTGCGCCGGGCCCTGCGCCGTGTGACCGCCTGCCAGGCTGACAGGCACTCGCTCATGGCCAAGTACATCATGGACCTGGAGAGGCTCGACCCGTCCAGGGAGGTCGAGACCTTCCCCGTGAGCCTCCCCGGGGCTGCTGGTGGTGAGGATGCGCAGGGGCTGCTCCGAGTGGCTGGTGACAGCGGCATCGCCTGGAGTTCGGGAGGACAGGAG GCCCTCCAGCCCTTCTGCGACTTTCCAGAAATTGTGGACATCAGCATCAAGCAGGCTCCGCGTGTTGGCTCGGCCGGGGAGCACCGCCTGGTCACCGTCACCAGGACGGACAACCAGATCCTG GAGGCGGAGTTCCCGGGGCTGCCCGCCGCGTTGTCCTTCGTGGCGCTCGTCGATGGCTACTTCCGGCTGATCTCCGACTCCAGGCACTTCTTCTGCAAGGAGGTTGCGCCGCCACGGCTGCTGGAGGAAGTGGCCGAGCAGTGCCACGGCCCCATCAC CCTGGATTTTGCCATCAACAAACTCAAGACCCAGGGCTCACGTCCCGGCTCCTACGTTCTCCGCCGCAGTCCCCAGGATTTtgactgcttcctcctcactgtcTGTGTTCAG ACCCCCCTGGGTCCTGATTACAAGGGCTGCCTCATCCGCTGTGACCCCACAGGAACCTTCTCCCTGGCTGGCCTCGGCCGTCCCCACAGCAGTCTTCGAGAGCTCTTGGCAGCCTGCTGGGATGGCGGGCTGCACGTGGATGGGGTTGCGCTAAGCCTCACTTTCTGCTGCACCCCCAAACCCAAAG AAAAGTCCAACCTGATTGTGGTACGGAGGGGTTGCAGCCCATCCACTTCATCCCCTCTTCAGACCCAATCCCAAGGCCATCTGAGTCAGATGACATTTCACAAGATCCCTGTTGACAGCCTGGAGTGG CATGAGAACCTGGGTCATGGATCATTCACCAAGATTTACCGGGGTTGTCGCCATGAGGTCGTGGAGGGGGAGGCCCGGGAGACAGAGGTGCTGCTCAAAGTGATGAATGCCAAGCATAAAAACTGCATGGAG tCATTTCTGGAAGCTGCGAGTCTGATGAGCCAAGTGTCATACCAGCATCTCGTGTTGCTCCATGGCGTGTGCATGGCTGGAGAGA GTATCATGGTGCAGGAATTTGCACACCTGGGAGCGCTGGACACCTACCTGCGCAAGTCTGGCCACCTGGTGCCAGCCAGCTGGAAGCTGCAGGTGATCAAACAGCTGGCGTATGCCCTCAACTATCTG GAGGACAAAGGCCTCCTCCATGGCAATGTCTCAGCCCGGAAGGTGCTCCTGGCTCGAGAAGGGGCTGATGGGAACCTGCCCTTCATCAAGCTTAGTGACCCTGGGGTCAGCCCTGCTGTGCTAAGCCTGGAGA tgcTCACAGACAGGATCCCATGGGTGGCCCCTGAGTGTCTCCTGGAGCCCCAGACACTCGGCTTGGAAGCTGACAAGTGGGGTTTTGGTGCCACAGTCTGGGAGGTGTTCAGCGGGATCCCGATACCCATCAGCACCCTGGATCCTGCCAAG AAGCTCCAGTTTTATAAAGAACAGCAGCAGCTCCCTGCCCCCAAGTGGATGGAGCTCGCCATGCTGATCCAACAGTGCATGGCCTACGAGGCAGGCCAGAGGCCCTCCTTCCGTGCCATCATCCGTGACCTGAACAGCCTCATCACTTCAG ATTATGAGCTCCTCTCAGACCCCACACCTGGTGCCTTGGCGCCCCGTGATGGGCTATGGAATGGCGCCCAGCTCTACGCCTACCAAGACCCTACTATTTTCGAGGAGAGACACCTCAAGTACATCTCACAGCTGGGCAAG GGCAACTTCGGCAGCGTGGAACTGTGCCGCTATGACCCGCTGGGTGACAACACAGGCGCCCTAGTGGCAGTTAAGCAGCTGCAGCACAGCGGGTCAGATCAGCAGAGGGACTTCCAGAGGGAGATCCAGACCCTCAAAGCCCTCCACAGTGACTTCATTGTCAAGTACCGCGGTGTCAGCTATGGCCCAG cctccccccccATTACCTAG